CTTGATTCGAACCTACCCGGATGCGTATAGGCGAGATGGGGGCCGTGTTGAGGGAGAGGGCTGGAGCGGTCCCGCCGCTGCGGAGATGTCGCCCGAGGTGAGGGTCGGGATAGTGTGCCGAGTGCTTGGCCGATCCTTTGATCCAAGGTGGTTCCGTGGGCATTTCAAGGCGACTCGCGCGGATGTCCGCGCTCCTGCGGTTGCTGGGGTTGTTTCTGCCAGTGCTCTGGGGATGCAGCATCAATCAGTACCAACCCAGCCACTTCCAATTCACCACCATTATCGAAAAAATCGAAGCAGGAGCAGATGGCTAGCGTGCGCGTGTATCCATGCAACCGTGGTCAACAAATCGACCTTGGAGCCTTATTTCTGCAGGTTCGGCGTAGGCATGCCCATCGCGACCGAAAAGTTTGGATTGATGTCCGAGCCGCTTGCTCAGCGAATCGCCGCCGATTGTGCCAACGAGGCGTTGAGGGAGGTGATCGCCTCCCCCGTCGCTCCACTTCCTGGCCTCGTCTGTAGGCAATTCACGAGCACCTTCAACGTCGTTTTGAATCGCGCCGTGCTTGGCTCGAGAGTGACAGCCTGGTGTGAAGAGGAAACAAAGCCCATCCGAATTGACTTCTAGGCCCATGCCAATTTCAGCGGAAGAGTTGCTTTCTGTCGTTCGGAAATACTGGCGTTCAGACCATGGGTTCGATGGCAAGCTGGAAAGCAGCCCCGAGCTGATGAGGTTCCAGGCTTTGTGGAAGCAAGAGTTCGAGAAGCTGGAGCAATGGCGCGTGCTCATGCGCGAACTCAGGGCGGTGCTTCCGCAATTCGAGATCGGACATGCCACGGCCACCTCTACTTCCTGTTTTCGCTGTACCGTGTTTACGAATCGGCAGCCCGTGGAGGCGAGTCATGAGGATGGGCCGCGGGAGCGCCGCTGGGGGGTTGTCGGCTGCCTCAGCATCCTGGCGCCTGTCTATACGGTATATGGCTTGCAGTACGACTACACAGGTCAAGACGTGATCGCAGCCAAGGTCTTTTTCGATCCGCTTCCGCCCGAGATGCAGGCGCTCGCGGAGGTCGTTGGCAGGAAGATCGAGGCGATGTTCGGGGCTGAGGCCCTTCCTCGCGAGCTCGCGGAGACTCGAATCCCGCTCATCGTGGAGTTCCTGGAGCCGCCTGCTACCACGCTCTTTCATGCGCTATTCTCCACGGATCCTGAAAACGTGGCTGTGTAGGCAATATCGAGGAGCCCACGAATTGTGACCACTGCGCTCCCTGGCAGCGCGCTATGCTCGCATCGCGGCATCCCGCAGGACCGCTCCCGCGTCCCTCACCAAAGTGAACCACCACATGCCGACCCTCCGCTCGCCCGATGGAACGATGATCGCGTATGACCGGCTTGGGAGCGGGCCGCCAGTCGTCCTCGTTGACGGGGCGCTCTGCTGCCGGAGCATGGGGCCGATGATGCCCATCGCCCGCCAGCTCGCCGCCTCGTACACGGTCGTCGTCTACGACCGTCGGGGGCGAGGCGAGAGCGGTGACACGCCGCCGTACGCGCCGGCGCGCGAGGTGGAGGACGTCCTCTCCCTCATCGAGGTCCTGGGCGGTACGGCGTCGTTGTTCGGCATCTCCTCGGGCGCGGCGCTGGCGCTCGAGGCAGCGAAGCGGCACGCCGGGGTGCGCCGCCTCGCCGTGTTCGAGGCGCCCTTCGTCGTCGACGACACGCGGCCGCCCATCCGCGAGGAGTGGGAGCGGATCGAGCAGGCGCTCGCCGACGGCCGCCCCGACGACGCGCTGCGCACCTTCCTCGGCTCCGTGGGGATGCCGCGCCCACTGCTCTGGCTCATGCGCCGACTTCCCCTCTGGAAGCGGCTGCGGACGCTGGCGCCGACGCTGCCGTACGACGGCGCCCTCGTCCAGCGGTTCCAGCTCGGGGCACCGCTCCGCGCTGAGGAGTGGGCAGGCGTTGCCGTGCCGACCCTGGTGCTCGATGGGGGGCGGAGCCACGCGTGGATGCGCCACGCCATGCGCGCGCTCGCCGACGTGCTGCCGTCGGCCCGCTATCACACGCTGCCCGGCCAGACCCACAACATCTCCGCGGCCGCCATCGCTCCCGTGCTGGCGGAGTTCTTCGCATCCGACGCCGTTCCGCGCCCGGCCGACGGGTGAACGGCGAGCCCCCCGCCGGGTGCCGTCCCCGCGCGGGTTCGATTCCCGCCGCCTCCACGCCTCACTCCTAGTCGTCCGCGGGAGCTTTCACCGCGACTGGCCGGATGCTGAACGGCACGTCGACGTAGGAGTCGAGGGTGTTCAGCACCCGGGCCATGACCGTCGGCCGCTCTCCTCGCGCCAGGGCCAGCCGCATCTGGGCCTGATGCCAGGCCGTGACGTAGCGGAGCTTGGGCGGGGTGAGATGGATGGCCCGGCGCATCGTGCCCTTCAGGAGCTTCCACGCGCGCTGCTGTCCCGGTCCCCAGGCCAGCCCGTACGCCTCGCGCCAGCGCTCCGGCAGGAGGCCGGCGGTCAGCAACTCATCGAGCTGTCCCCGGGTGAACGGAGAATTGAAGAGCAGGCCCGCCAGCTCGCGCGCCGTGTCTCCCACGCGCAGCGTCTCCCCCGCCAGCTGCTCATGGTACCACTGGTAGAAGTCCTCGAGCGTGGGCGGCATCTGCTCCGGCAGGAGCCCGAACTGCGCCGCGGCGAGCCGCGTCTCCTGGTAATACCGGCGCTTCTCCTCGAGGCTGAGTGGCCGCACGAAGGTCTCGAAGACCTCGATGGCGCCGTCGATGAGGGTGGCGAGCACCCAACGCTGCAGCGAAGGATCGTTCGCGCGATAGCGGCCGTCCCCCTGAGGGGCGGCGCTGGCCGGAAGGGGGCCTTGGACGCGGCTGTGGAGGCTGTGGACCCGCTTCGCGGCGCCCATCGCCTCGCGGAGGCCACCGAAGACGAGCTGGTACATGGCCGTATAGGTGCGTCGCGCACGGCCGAGCAGGTCACCCCGGAAGTTGCTGTTCTGGGAGACGCCGAAGGCCACTGCCGGATGGGCGATCTGCAGCAGGATGGCGCGCAGTCCGCCGAGGAGGATCACCGGCTCCCGGTAGATGACCCAGGTCATGCTGCCGGGGCCGTAGATGCCCTCGAGCTCGCCCGCCGAGTGCTCCCGCAGATAGTCGAGACACTTGCGGAAATGCTCGCTGTCCTGGCTGAGCTGCTGCTGCACTTCCGGGGGCATCGACCGCCACATCGAGTTCGCCTTCATCCCACGACTCTACTTCCATCGCGCTTGTCACAGCAGTCCCCTGGGGCCCGAGCCCTTCTCGGGACGGGGCGGCGGCGGGCTCGAGTGTCTCAGGCCGCCTGTGCCGCGAGCGCCCGCAGCACGTCCGCGGTGTCCACCACGCGGCCGAACTCGGTCGCCAGGGTGGCCAGGTGCACGCGGTGCATGGTGTCCGAGTCGAACAGGGTGCCATCGGGTGCCCGCTGCGCCCAGGTATGGCAGGCATCTCCCACCACCACCAGGTCGAAGCCGAGGTTGGCCGCCATGCGCGCCGTAGTGGAGACGCACATGTCCGTGGCGATGCCGAAGAGGACGACCTGCCGCACGCCGGCGGCATGCAGGCGGGCCTCCAGGCCGGTGCCGATGAAGGCGCTGTTCACGCTCTTGGTGAGCAGCGGCTCGCCGGCGAGCGGCTCGAAGCCCGGCTTGAGCGCGTTGCCTGGCTGCCCCGGGCGCAGCAGCGAGGTGGGGGAGGGACTGTCATGGCGCACGATGACGAGCGGCCGTCCGGAGTGCCGCCAGGCCGCGAGGAGCTGGAGCCCGTGCGCCTCCATGTGGGGGTTGTTGCGCGGGCCCCAGGAGGGGTCGTCGAAGCCCTGCTGCACGTCGATGGAGATGAGCGCTGCGCGGTCGTGGAGTTCCATGTGCTTGCTCCCGTGGGTGGTGAAGCGGCACCCTAGGGAGGACGGCCGCCGGTCGACAGGTGGCGGAGTGCCGCTCCACCGGCGGAGTGTCGGTGGGGGCTGGGGATGGGCCCACGGGAGGAGATGACGAGTCATGGCGCTGGACGAGCTGGACGGGCGGCTCCTCGCCCTGCTGGAGGCCAACGGGCGGGAGTCCGCCACCAAGCTGGCGGCGAAGGTGGGCCTCTCGCGCTCCGCGGTCCAGGAGCGGGTGGCCCGGCTCGAGCGCGACGGCATCATCCAGGGCTACACCATCCGGCGGGGGAGCGGCGGGCCTCCAGCCGGCGTGGACGCCTACCTCTTCGTGCGGCTGGAGGGGCCTGCGTGCCCCCGTGTGGCTCCCCTGGTGCGCGAGCTGCCGGAGGTGCTCAGCATCGAGTCGCTCGCGGGCGAGCTCGACATGCTCATCCGCGCGCGCGTCCCCAGCATGACGGCGCTGAACACCTTGCGCGAGCGCGTGGCACACCTCCCCGAGGTACGCACTGTCACCACCGCACCGGTGCTCGCCGTGCACCTGGACCGGCGCTGACGCCCCCGCGAAGGAGCCGGAGCCTCCCCCGCTTCAGGCCTCGGCGCGGCGCTTCAGTCCCTCCACGAACTTCTGGAAGGCCTCGCTCATGTCGGGGATGGAGCCGCCGATCAGTGCGAGCATGGGCCCGCTGAACACCTCGTGGAGCGTGAACTCGACCTGGTCGCCCCTGGGCGTCAGCGTGAAGGTGCGGACGCCCTTGAAGAGACCGAGCGGCATGCCCCCCGACCAGGTCATCTTCTGGTGGGGCACGAACTCCGACACCTTCACTGGAAAGGCCCGGCCCGGACTCAGTTTGGTGAAGGCCTTGAGCTTCTCGCCGGGCGCGATGCGGCCTTCGATCTTCTCGCAGGATGGATCCCACTGGGGCCAGGAGGCTCCATCGGTGAGGATCGTCCAGATCTTCTCGGGGGATGCACGGATGAGCGTGCTGGCTTTGTATTCCTTCATGGAGCTCCTCTGGGAATTGAGGGCTTCACGCTACCCGAGTTGTCACCAGGAGTCGTCTGACAGCCTTCTCCGGGCCCGGGCTGGAGCGGCGGACGGGTACAGCCTCGTCCGTTGCCCCACGCCGGTTATTGCCGCTTCGCCTTCTGCTCCTCCAACTGGCGGATGGTGAAGCGGGCGGCGGCGGCCTGTGTTTCGAGCTCCGCGCGCTTCTTGCCTGGAACCCAGAAGCTGTTGAGCCTCGACTCGGCGGAGCGCAGCGACTCGCGCGCCAGCTCGAGCCCGCGCTCGATGTCGGCGAGCTCCTCGCCGCGGCGCTGGTCCGGCGGCAGCGACCGCACGGAGTCATGCCGGTTCGCGGCGCGCCACACGCTGAAGACGATTCCCGTGACAAGCCCCAGCGGTAGGGCGATGAGGAGGAAGACGCCGTTGCCAATGCCCGACGAGGGCTTGAAGAAGCAGGCCCACAGGCACCACGCCGTGGCGGCGCCGTAGAGGAGCCACGTGAACACCAGGTAGAGCCGCGCGTAGGTGCCGGTGGGAAGCGACGCCTTGAAGGCGAGGACTCCCGCGATGATGGGGCCGACGATCAGGGCGTAGAAGCCGAGCTGCAACAACGCCGAAGGATCCAACACGAAAACCCTCACATCGAGCGAAAGCACGAGCGTACCCGCGGCCCACCCCGCGGACAGCCGGAGAAGAGGCTCAATCCCCAGCGGAGTGCGGCGTGGGCCCGGGAAGTCGGAGGCTCGACAGTACCGGAGACACCGCGTGCGCTCCCCGACGCTCGACGGCCGCTCGAGCGCTTCCCCGTGGTGGAATGGGGATGCGTACTGCGCGAGGGCTTTTCAGGAGGAGAGAGATGATCCGCAGCTTGAATGTGATGACGTCCTACGCGGCCAGCGTGGCCCGGCTCGGGTCGGGCCAATACGTGACCGCGCTCGGCAAGCGCCCCGAGAAGCCGCTGGAGCTCTACGAGTTCGAGAACTGCCCCTTCTGCCGCAAGGTCCGCGAGGCCCTCTGCCTGCTCGACCTGGAGGTTTTCATCTATCCCTGTCCCAAGGGAGGCACCCGCTTCCGCCCGCGCGCCGTGGAGCTGGGGGGCAAGCAGCAGTTCCCCTACCTCGTGGATCCAAACACCGGCCAGCGGATGTACGAGTCCAATGACATCATCCGCTACCTCTTCGAGACCTATGGTGACGTCAACGTGGCCAAGGGGGTGATGCCCGGACCGCTCACCACCGCCAGCTCCATGCTCGCGTCGTGGACGCGCGGGCTTGGCGGCTCGCGGGCACGGCCGAGCCGGGCCCCGGAGAAGCCTCTGGAGTTGTGGAGCTTCGAGGCCTCCCCATACTGCCGCATCGTCCGCGAGACGCTCTGCCGGCTGGAGCTGCCCTACCTGCTGCACAACGTGGCCAAGGGCAGCCCGCGCCGCCCGGACTTCATCGCGCGCTCGGGGCGGATGATGGTGCCCTACCTCTCCGACCCCAACACCGGTGTGGCGATGTTCGAGTCCGCCGACATCGTCGCCTGGCTGGAGAAGACGTACGGCGCTCCAGGCACGTGACCGGGTGTACGTCGCGTGGGCCGAGACGAACGCCAGATGAGCCCTCCCTTCTCCGCGCTCAGCAGCCGGAGGGGAGCTGGAGCTCCAGCGTCTTGGCGGCACCGGAGGCGAGACGCAGACGGATGCGCATGCGGTGGATGAACGGTCTGGCGATCTCCGGAGACCGCCGCAGCACCTCGAGCCAGCGCGACCGGTCCCCCTGAGACAGCGGCGCCCCGCGCTCGAACACCGCTTCGAGCTCGCCGGGCGTGAAGGCGGGGAAGGGGGCCGGCAGCGCATCCAGGCCGAGGAGCTGCCAGCGTCCGGGAGCGAGCGCGGGCGCGGCCGTCCAGGCGGAGCTGCCCGTCTTCCAGTCGGGGAGCTCGACGTGCGGCCCATCATCCGAGATGCGCATCACCGACTCGGTCTGCTGGGCCACCTCCGCCGGTGCCGGCTGGCCGTCCGGCCCGTCCACGGAAAGCTCGAGCGCCCCGTCCGCGAGCGCCTCGTCCACCGGGCTCCCCAGCTCCAGCGGCACCGGCACGGTCTCGGCTGCGCTCGTGAGGAGCCGTACATGCAGCCTGCGGAAGACGAGCTCACGCCCGTGCAAGCCCCACTCCTCCGCCAGCCGGACGCCAGCGCCAGAGGGCAGGGGCAACGCGACGCGAATCGCGGTTCGCTCCAGGGCCCTCGGTACGAGGGCCCCCAACGACAGCAGTTCCCGCACCAGTTCGATGTCGCCACGCCGGGCCGCGACTTCCAGGGGCGTCTCACCTGCGCGGTGGGCCCGGTCCACGTCCGCCCCCGCGCGCACCACCGCGCGCAGGAGTTGGACAGCGGGCCCCTCACGCGAGGCTGTCGCCGCGATACGTCCCACCAGGGTACGTCCCTGGGCATCCTCGGCGCGGGCGTTTGCTCCACCCGCCACGAGCAACTCGACCATGGGCGCATCGGTGGCGAGCATCAGCGGCGTGTGGGCCCGGGCGTCCTGCGCGTTGGGATCCGCCCCCGCCTGGAGAAGTTGCCGCACCAGGGCGCGGTCGCCCCGGACCACCGCGGCGTGCAGTGCGTCTGCCCGCCCACGCCGCGGCTGGCCGGAGACATCCTCCGCGCGGCCGGGAACAGGGGGCAACATCAGAGCGGCGAGCAACGTCAGGAACAGGCCAGGGAGGCGCATCGTCAGCTTCCAATCTCGGGGTTCGACCCGCGTTCAGCAAGAAGCCCGCCACCGGCGCGCGGTCGACAAGGAGGAGGCAGCATGTTAAACGTGTTCATTGAACAGGTTCAACGAAATGACCCCTCCTACCCGCCGCGCCATCCAGAAGGAAGAGACCCGCCGGGCGGTGCTGGACGCCGCGCGTGAAGAGTTCGAACGGGTCGGCTTCGAGAGCGCGAACCTCCGGGCCATCGCCGCTCGGGCAGGCGTGTCCGCGGGGACGGTGCTTCACCACTACGGCGACAAGCGAGAGCTGCTTCATGCGGCGCTGTTCGACGATCTCGACGCGACCTGGCGCGCGGCGCTGGGAAACCTCGGCGGGGGACCGCTGGAGAAGCAGCTGTCCCGGCTCACGGCCGCGATGTTCGGCTACTACCAGGCGCGGCCGAAGCTCTCACGGACGCTGCTGAAGGAGTCGCTCTTCGCGGACGAGCCCTGGGCGACGAAGTTCGCTGCCCAGATCGTCACCGTCACCACGGAAATCACGCGGCTCGCGGTGGAGGCCATCGAGCGGGGGGAACTGCGCGAGGACTGCAACCCGGCGCTGCTCAGCGCGGCCTGGGTCTCGTTCTTCCACTTCGGACAGATCTCGTGGGCTCAGGGCGCGTACCCCACTCCGATTTCCCTCATTGAGCACCTCGTGCAGCAGCACCTGCAGGGGCTTCGGCCCGTCAAGAAACAGCGGTCCAAAAGGAGCGTCCGATGAAGTCCGTGTTCAAAGGCGAGCAGGCGAAGGCGTCGATGCTGCACTGGTTCGAGCGGTTCCGCGAGCGGATCCCCGTCCCCACCGAGAGCCGCGCGGTGAGCACGCGCTTCGGCGACACGCACGTGCTGGTGGCCGGACCCGAGAACGGTCCCAGTCTCGTCGTCCTCCACGGCGCGCTCGCCAACTCCGCCATCGCCCTCGTCGAGATGGCTCCCCTGCTGAAGCATTTCCGGGTCTACTCCGTGGATGTCATCGGCCAGTCGGTGAAGAGCGCGGACACGCGGCCCTCGGTGTCGAACAACGATTACGGGCTGTGGCTGCGGGACGTGCTCGATGCGCTGTCGCTGAAGAAGCCGCACGTGGTGGGCATCAGCTGGGGCGGCTTCGTTGCCATCCGCCTGGCCGCCTGTGCCCCGGAGCGGATCAACCGGCTCGCGCTGCTGGTGCCGGCGGGGATGGTGAACGGTCCGGCCTGGGCGGGGATCACCCGGATGGCGATCCCCATGATGCTCTATCTGAGGTCGCCGTCGGAGCGCCGTCTCAAGGCGTTCCTGAAGAACCTGCTCACCAACTGGGACGACAACTGGAGCCAGTACATGGGGGATGCCTTGCGCGCTTACGACACGCGCATGACCATGCCCGCCCTCGCCAGGCCTCACGAGCTGAAGAACTTCAGCGCACCGACGCTGGTCATCGGCGCGGACCGGGATCTCAGCTTCCCGGGAGAGAAGGTCCTCGCGCGCGCGGCCGAGCTCTTCCCTTCACTCACCGACAAGGAGCTCATCCGCGACTGCAACCACTGCCCGCCCACGACGGAGGAGTTCCGCGGCTGGGTGTCGAACCGGATCAGCCAGTTCCTGCTCGCGAACTGAAACTTCTTTGGCATGGCGTTTCGCAAGGAAAACGGGTATTTCTTGTTCTCTTGACGGGAAGAAGACCTGCCTGCGAAACGGCACACCTGGTGGTGCCAGAGGAGAAGACAATGACGAGGAGTTCCATCTCTGGCGTGCTGCTGGGGCTGTCCGTGGCCACCGGCCTCGTGGCGCCTGGTGTCGCGCAGGCCTACGCCGCGCCCCTCGTGCGTGTCCCCTTCGTGGGCCGTGCCTGGACGACGGGCGCCAGCATCTGGGTGGGCACCTCGGCGACCTTCGGGGACGCCACCGGTGAAACGCTGACCCTGCGCGCCCGGGAGGACACCGCCTGCGAGACGTGCTGGGTGGCCACGGTGCAGATGACGGATTCGGGAACCGGAGGGGGCTTCCGCTCCTGGAAGGGCGCCCTCGAGGGACTGAAGCCCAACACCCGGTATCACTATGGAATCTTCGCCTCGGGCTTCACGGGCGAGCGCGGTGGCTTCTATTTCAAGACCGAGCCCGCCGGGCCGGCGCGATTCAAGGTCGGTGTCGCCTCCTGCATGAATGGCGCGACGGCGCCGAGCCAGCCCTCGTGGGACATCATGCACGAGCAGCTCAACACGGGAGAGCCCAACATCCAGCTGCTCGTGGGGGACAACATGTACACGACGGAGAGCCCCCCCTCGAAGGACCACTACTGGTTCAAGTACTTCCAGCAGCGCGCCGTGCCGGAGTTCACCAACGTCTTCCGCGCCTTCCCGACCTTCGCCGTCTGGGATGACCACGACTATGGTCCGAACGACGAGGATGCCACCTTCGCCCAGAAGGACGTGGCCCGCGAGGCGTACGCGAACCTCTATCCCCACCCGCCGTTCGCCGGCGACGGCATCAATCACCAGTTCAACTGGGGCGGCGTGGCGTTCTTCATGATGGATGACCGCTGGGGCCGCGACTGCCCCCGGTCCATGCCCGCGGGGTATTCGCCGAAGATGTACGGCGCCACGCAGTTCAGCTGGCTGAAGAGCGAGCTGCAGGCCTCCAATGCGACCTTCAAGGTGATCGTGAATGGCTCCACCCTGGGCAACGAGTGCTGGGGCGCCCAGAAGCAAGCACTCTTCGACTACATCACCGCCAACAAGATTGGAGGCGTGCTCTTCGTGACGGGTGACATCCACCGGAGTCTGATCACCGATCGGACCCCCACGGGGGGCTACCCCCTGTACGAGCTGATCTCTTCCGGGATTGGCTCGCCCAGCACGCCCGCCGAGTACAGCTTCGGCATCCTGGAGTTCAACACGACGCTGGCGGACCCCACCGTCACGATCAAGGTCATCCAGAACCCCGAGAAGCGCTCGAGCGTCGCGGGAGCGGGCGTCATCGTCACCACGAAGACGCTGAAGCGCTCGCAGCTGCAGAACTGAGGACGGCTCG
The sequence above is drawn from the Archangium gephyra genome and encodes:
- a CDS encoding alpha/beta fold hydrolase, with amino-acid sequence MKSVFKGEQAKASMLHWFERFRERIPVPTESRAVSTRFGDTHVLVAGPENGPSLVVLHGALANSAIALVEMAPLLKHFRVYSVDVIGQSVKSADTRPSVSNNDYGLWLRDVLDALSLKKPHVVGISWGGFVAIRLAACAPERINRLALLVPAGMVNGPAWAGITRMAIPMMLYLRSPSERRLKAFLKNLLTNWDDNWSQYMGDALRAYDTRMTMPALARPHELKNFSAPTLVIGADRDLSFPGEKVLARAAELFPSLTDKELIRDCNHCPPTTEEFRGWVSNRISQFLLAN
- a CDS encoding TetR/AcrR family transcriptional regulator, giving the protein MTPPTRRAIQKEETRRAVLDAAREEFERVGFESANLRAIAARAGVSAGTVLHHYGDKRELLHAALFDDLDATWRAALGNLGGGPLEKQLSRLTAAMFGYYQARPKLSRTLLKESLFADEPWATKFAAQIVTVTTEITRLAVEAIERGELREDCNPALLSAAWVSFFHFGQISWAQGAYPTPISLIEHLVQQHLQGLRPVKKQRSKRSVR
- a CDS encoding cysteine hydrolase family protein translates to MELHDRAALISIDVQQGFDDPSWGPRNNPHMEAHGLQLLAAWRHSGRPLVIVRHDSPSPTSLLRPGQPGNALKPGFEPLAGEPLLTKSVNSAFIGTGLEARLHAAGVRQVVLFGIATDMCVSTTARMAANLGFDLVVVGDACHTWAQRAPDGTLFDSDTMHRVHLATLATEFGRVVDTADVLRALAAQAA
- a CDS encoding oxygenase MpaB family protein, with protein sequence MKANSMWRSMPPEVQQQLSQDSEHFRKCLDYLREHSAGELEGIYGPGSMTWVIYREPVILLGGLRAILLQIAHPAVAFGVSQNSNFRGDLLGRARRTYTAMYQLVFGGLREAMGAAKRVHSLHSRVQGPLPASAAPQGDGRYRANDPSLQRWVLATLIDGAIEVFETFVRPLSLEEKRRYYQETRLAAAQFGLLPEQMPPTLEDFYQWYHEQLAGETLRVGDTARELAGLLFNSPFTRGQLDELLTAGLLPERWREAYGLAWGPGQQRAWKLLKGTMRRAIHLTPPKLRYVTAWHQAQMRLALARGERPTVMARVLNTLDSYVDVPFSIRPVAVKAPADD
- a CDS encoding SRPBCC domain-containing protein; translation: MKEYKASTLIRASPEKIWTILTDGASWPQWDPSCEKIEGRIAPGEKLKAFTKLSPGRAFPVKVSEFVPHQKMTWSGGMPLGLFKGVRTFTLTPRGDQVEFTLHEVFSGPMLALIGGSIPDMSEAFQKFVEGLKRRAEA
- a CDS encoding ankyrin repeat domain-containing protein, whose product is MRLPGLFLTLLAALMLPPVPGRAEDVSGQPRRGRADALHAAVVRGDRALVRQLLQAGADPNAQDARAHTPLMLATDAPMVELLVAGGANARAEDAQGRTLVGRIAATASREGPAVQLLRAVVRAGADVDRAHRAGETPLEVAARRGDIELVRELLSLGALVPRALERTAIRVALPLPSGAGVRLAEEWGLHGRELVFRRLHVRLLTSAAETVPVPLELGSPVDEALADGALELSVDGPDGQPAPAEVAQQTESVMRISDDGPHVELPDWKTGSSAWTAAPALAPGRWQLLGLDALPAPFPAFTPGELEAVFERGAPLSQGDRSRWLEVLRRSPEIARPFIHRMRIRLRLASGAAKTLELQLPSGC
- a CDS encoding alkaline phosphatase D family protein, whose protein sequence is MTRSSISGVLLGLSVATGLVAPGVAQAYAAPLVRVPFVGRAWTTGASIWVGTSATFGDATGETLTLRAREDTACETCWVATVQMTDSGTGGGFRSWKGALEGLKPNTRYHYGIFASGFTGERGGFYFKTEPAGPARFKVGVASCMNGATAPSQPSWDIMHEQLNTGEPNIQLLVGDNMYTTESPPSKDHYWFKYFQQRAVPEFTNVFRAFPTFAVWDDHDYGPNDEDATFAQKDVAREAYANLYPHPPFAGDGINHQFNWGGVAFFMMDDRWGRDCPRSMPAGYSPKMYGATQFSWLKSELQASNATFKVIVNGSTLGNECWGAQKQALFDYITANKIGGVLFVTGDIHRSLITDRTPTGGYPLYELISSGIGSPSTPAEYSFGILEFNTTLADPTVTIKVIQNPEKRSSVAGAGVIVTTKTLKRSQLQN
- a CDS encoding glutathione S-transferase N-terminal domain-containing protein is translated as MIRSLNVMTSYAASVARLGSGQYVTALGKRPEKPLELYEFENCPFCRKVREALCLLDLEVFIYPCPKGGTRFRPRAVELGGKQQFPYLVDPNTGQRMYESNDIIRYLFETYGDVNVAKGVMPGPLTTASSMLASWTRGLGGSRARPSRAPEKPLELWSFEASPYCRIVRETLCRLELPYLLHNVAKGSPRRPDFIARSGRMMVPYLSDPNTGVAMFESADIVAWLEKTYGAPGT
- a CDS encoding Lrp/AsnC family transcriptional regulator, translated to MALDELDGRLLALLEANGRESATKLAAKVGLSRSAVQERVARLERDGIIQGYTIRRGSGGPPAGVDAYLFVRLEGPACPRVAPLVRELPEVLSIESLAGELDMLIRARVPSMTALNTLRERVAHLPEVRTVTTAPVLAVHLDRR
- a CDS encoding alpha/beta fold hydrolase → MPTLRSPDGTMIAYDRLGSGPPVVLVDGALCCRSMGPMMPIARQLAASYTVVVYDRRGRGESGDTPPYAPAREVEDVLSLIEVLGGTASLFGISSGAALALEAAKRHAGVRRLAVFEAPFVVDDTRPPIREEWERIEQALADGRPDDALRTFLGSVGMPRPLLWLMRRLPLWKRLRTLAPTLPYDGALVQRFQLGAPLRAEEWAGVAVPTLVLDGGRSHAWMRHAMRALADVLPSARYHTLPGQTHNISAAAIAPVLAEFFASDAVPRPADG